The Rhea pennata isolate bPtePen1 chromosome 5, bPtePen1.pri, whole genome shotgun sequence nucleotide sequence CCAGCAGAAGAGCCCTGCATCCTCCCAGGAGCATGGGCAGGGGTCCTCCCAGTGCCAGCCTGCTGAGGCACCCAGCCTGGGCAGTGCCAAGACAGCCGGCAGCTCTCCGCAGGGCCTGGGGAAGGAGCCAACATGTGAGTGAAGCCCCACGGAGGGGCTGGTGTTCCTCTCTGCGCGATGCCTGAGCATGACAGGGCCTGGGgaggtccctgctgctgctgccccttcCAGGTGAGGGGCAGCGGATCTAGAGGGGGAAAGGTGATCTCCCTTGGTGTGAGGATTGCTCTGAACTGTGGACCCCAGAGCCTTCCCATTGCCTGCTCCCCTTGGGGGCTGCAGTACCAGCCCCTCCTGCCTTGGGTTGCCTTAGTTGGACTGTGGGGCTGGTAGCACGGGGTATCCTGCAGGCCCCCCCCAAACAGCTTCTGGTCCTCTTGCAGCCCTTCAGATGTTGGAGCTGGCCCTCTGCAAGAGCAAGCAGCTTGTCTTGGGGCAGCCTCCAGGCCGCAGTTCCCTGCTGCTGCGCGAGCCACGGGCTCTTTTCGCCCTGCCGTCGGCGCGAGgccccctccctgctccccgcTGGCCTGTGGAGTGCGAAGTCATCAAGGAGGAGATTGAGCACATTGGTGAGGAGGCTCTCAGGTCCTGTCGCCATCCCTGCCATAGCTGGAGCCATGTTGCTGGGGGCGGCCCCCGGACCCTTCTTCTTTGTCAGAGCCCTTCGTGCCAAAGGGCCCTGGCCTTTGTCCTTGTCTCCTGTCCCCTTTCAGAGTGGATTCCCCCTCAGCCGGAGCCGTTCTACCAGCCCACAGGGTGCGAGCAGGCCCCAGCTGGCAGTGAGGAGTGCGGTACCGTTGTCTACCATGTCAGCCCAGGTAGTGGGGCCAGCCTGTTCCGTGGCTCTGTCGTGGCCTGGGCTAGCCTGGGGCCTGGCAGGGAGAAGAAGCACCCACAGGCACCCAGTTCATCTCCTGAAAGCCTCCAGCACCGATTCCAGGGGCACTGCCATGCTGAGTCCATCTTTTCCTCCCACAGTGATTGGAGGCTCCTGCTTCACCCGTGCTCGAGTTGGGGGGGCTCAGGGCCCCCTCTCCTCACCAGCGGCCACCCTGGCAGGTCCCTGTGACACCACCCTCCTTTTTGAATCACGGTTTGAGAGTGGCAACCTCCAGAAGGCCATCAAGGTGTAAGGGTGCAAggatggcgggggggggggggggatctgtGCAAGGTAGCAACCAAAGGCAGATGGCACCGTCCCATAGCTGCAGTGAGGAGGAGCTGCCCCCGCTGCTTGTGTCGCAGTTTGCTTATGGGAGCTAGCACACGAGGTTTGGGTCAGCCTCGAGCCAGAGGGGAGGCTTCTGGGAGCCTTGAGGGCTGGGGAAGCTGGGGAGGAAAGCAGTGCCAAAGCTCCTGCACTGAGTCTGTGAGCAAGGCGATGCtgggggaaggtgctgctggagcaggagctgggtgcagtggggagggggagcCAGAGTGTCCCTGTTGCTGCATTGTAGGGGCCCTTATGAGTACGTGCTAACTCTGCGGCCAGACCTGTACACCAGCAAGCACACTCAATGGTTTTACTTCCGCGTGCAAAACACCAGGAAAGACCCTGTCTACCGTTTCACCATCGCCAACCTGGCGAAGCCCAAGAGCCTCTACAGTGCAGGCATGAAGCCACTATTCTACTCGCAGCGGGATGCCCAGGGCTGTGGCATTGGCTGGCGCAGAGCTGGGGATGACATCCGCTACTACCGGGGTGCCTCTGGAGAGGGCCAGGCTGCCTACTGCCTCACCTGGACTGTGCGTTTCCCCCATGATGGCGATACCTGCTACTTTGCCCATTCCTACCCTTACACCTACTCGGACCTGCAGCGTTACCTGCAGGCGGTGGTGGGTGACCCTGTCCGCTCACAGTACTGCAAGGTGCGAGTGTTGTGCCACAGCCTGGCTGGCAACACCGTCTACTTGCTCACCATCAGCAGCCCCACGGGCGCTGCGGTCAAGAAGACAGTGGTGCTGAGCGCCCGCGTGCACCCCGGTGAGAGTGGTGGCTCTTGGGTGATGAGAGGCTTCCTCGACTTCATCTTGAGTGATGCCCCCGATGCTCAGCTCCTCCGCCAGCTCTTCATCTTCAAGGTTGTGCCCATGCTGAACCCTGATGGCGTGGTCGTGGGCAATTCCCGCTGCTCCCTGGCAGGCAAGGACCTCAACAGGGCCTACAGGACGGTGCTCAAGGACTCTTTCCCCTGTGTCTGGCACACGCGAGCCATGGTGGAGAGGTGAGGctggggcacagggcagccgCTGGGAGGTTGCCTGGTGGGATGCAGAATGGGGCTGCTGTTTGGTCATGTGTTTCCAGCAATGTCCTCCACTTCACGCTCTGGCCTGTGGCCAGGGAAGCTGGCACCCATGGTGCCAACAGGCTGCAAGGGCAGCTCCAAGCACTTGTACCCATGTGCCGGACTGCTTGTGCACAGGGTCCTGGCAGAGCGTGAGATCCTGCTGTACTGCGATTTCCATGGGCACAGCCGCAAGAACAACGTCTTCATGTATGGTTGTAGCGGCAGCGAGGCTGGTGCTGCGCCACGGCTACATGAACGTGTCTTCCCACTGATGCTGAGCAAAAATGCCCCTGACAAGGTGGGTGCCCCTGAGCAAAAATGCCCCTGACAAGGTGGGTGCCCCTGAGGACATCTCTCCTCTGCACCAGGAGATGTAGTGCCACCTCTTCCATCCTGCTCCCTTTGGCTGTCTGAGGCTGCCTGCTTGGGCACATCCCTTGGGGAAGCCATCCTCTGCTCCTGGTCAGACAGGACCCACACCTGGTGGTCCTGGGAAGTGGTTTCCTTGATGAGTTTCATTGTGATGATGGATGGCAACATGGGCACCAGATCATGGCCACCATGTTATGCTTCCCAACACAGGGAGAGTCACGATGGAGAAACTGCCTCGCCCCACAGGCGGAGGCATGAGGTTGTCCCCTTAGGGCTTGGGAGAAGGATATGTCCCCCTCACCCTTTGTTCTGCCATGCTGACTGTGGGGCTGGCCCCAGTTTTCCTTCCGCAGCTGTAAGTTTAAGGTGCAAAAGAGCAAAGAGGGAACCGGGAGGATCGTCATGTGGCGGATGGGCATCTCCAACAGCTACACTATGGAGGCAGCCTTTGGCGGCTCCACGCTGGGTGAGAGACTGTACTGAGGGCCCGGGAGTGCTGTGGGTGCCAGGGGCTGCCAGAACACCACGGAGAGAGCCACACATCTTGAGGCGCAGCCAAAGaggagctgggtgctgggcacagTGGCATCATGCTTGGGGATGGGATTTGGGCCCCGAGGCCCCTGGGGTGGGAAAGAAGGTGACCACTAGGGGCCATGGTGAGATGATCTTTGGGATGCAGAGCGGTGGCTGGCTGGGACAGTCTGGCATGGGGAGACAGACAGTGCATGGCCCCCCCGGGCTGGCGGGGAAGGCAGGACCCAGCACAAGGTGATTGGGGCTTGGATCATGAAGCCATGGCTTGCTTTGCTCCCATCTTTCCCTTTCAGGTGAGAGGCACTCACACTTCAGTGTGGAGGACCTCAAATCACTGGGCTACCACATCTGCTACACGCTACTGGACTTCTGCAGCCCTGATCTTTCCAAGGTGGGTCCATGCTGAgggacaggcgagggcagccCAGGTACCTGGGTTGGCTCCTGGTAGAGGCACGAACTCAGTGCTGTAAAGGTACTATTTGCAGCTCCGCACTTGGCCACAGTGCCCGGTGGCATTCCTCGTCACCTCTGCAGCCATAGTCTGGCTGTGCCCAAGTCACAGGAGCTGGCAGCACCAGTGACCCTCACTACTGCCTGCAGGTCCAGCAGTGCCTGTTGGAGCTggatgtgctgctgcagcagcaactTCATCAAAAGCTTGGATGTAAGCCAGGCTCTGGTGGTAGCTGGAGTGGTATCTCCCTCTCAGACCTCGAATCCAGGTAAATCCCTCTGCTGTCACCAGGCATACAACTCTGTGACACCCCCAGATCTCCCAGCAACACTGGCAGGATGGGACTGGTGGGGCTCTCCAGTCCAGGGTCCCCTTGAAGCAGGATCACTCCAGCCCTGGATCAGAGTGGCTGTGGCTTGGCGTGGCTGAGACTTGGAAAACCCCAGCATGCAGACATGCCCCATTGCCCAAGTCCACTTGTCTTGCCGCCAGCTCATGTCTTCCCCAGCATCACTTGGTAAAGGGCATctcaaaatcacagaaattcaCAGGGGAAGTAGGGCAAGGGCTTAGCTAGAGACCCAtccagctgcaggagctgcaggcagtTTCTCTCCCTCGCACAGCACCAGTGGCTCCAACAGCTCCGAGTCTGACAGTCCTCCTGCTCACCTCCTCAGCCCGGCAGAGCAGGTGAGTGTCTTCAGCACAAGCCCGTGGGCAGCTGAGACCTCACCACCAAGCGCCTGGGCCTGGGGGCCATGGTGTGCGGAGCCTGGGGGCATCCGTGCCCTCTGGGCCTAGTGAGGCTCAGCCAAGGCAGCGCGGAGGAGGCTGCCTTGTTGCGAGCTGCTTTCAGGATGGGAGTGGCATGGGGGAGGCCAGTAAATAGAGCTGCCCCATGAAGCTTTGGGGAGACACAAGGCTTCGCAGGGATGGGGACTCCCAGCAGAGACATACTCAGGTGTCACTTTGCTGCCTGGACCAGcttaaacaaaggaaaaagaagcagttgcagacaaggagagagaggaacGCCCTGCGTCAGCAATACTCCATCTCCTGGGACCAGCCGAGCCGGGAGAGCGTCTTGGTGAGCAGCGCAGAGGGCCTGGGAGATACCTGGGCAGATCAGGGCCAGGAGCCCAAGCCATCCTACCCAGGGCCCCTCTGGGAGATTCCCGCTGGGGATGCAATTAGAGACTTCCCTGCATTGGCCATGATCTCCCCAGACTGCCAGAAGGATCCAGCTCCTCTCCCACCATCCGCTAGCACCTGTGGCTGTAGCTCGGGGCAGCATCCCTGGCTCCAGCTTGGGTTCTGGCACCCCTGTGTCAATGGAGCATGGGGATACCTGCGGCAGgagcccagcacagagcaggcAGTGGCGCCACAGTTGGGTTCCAGGCCAGAACAGCGCTGTTACCAGCATGAGGCCCAGCCACTCAGTGGGGCTTCGAGTGGGTCAAGCCCCTCTTTACTGGCCCCATCCAGGTGAGGCCAGGATCGCCTAGACCACAGAGGCAACCAGCTCTCTACACGGCCCTGATGAGGGACAGCAGTGCAGGAGGAGAGATGAAGCAGGTACGTGGTGCTGCCTCCGGCAAGACCTTTCTGATCCTAGCCAGCACCCAGTTCCGCCAATGGGTGCCACGAGGTGGGAGGGCCGTTGGCTCCCCCAGGCACCCCCTGCTCAGAGCGTGACTAACCTCAAAGCCAACATGGGAGCCCAGCTTCAGCTACATTTCACCCCTCTCCCAGGAGGGAGATCCTGTCTTTTCTTTGGCCTGGCCCAGGGCTGCCCTAGCAGAGAGGGGAGGCATGGTGGGTGCTGGCTGCCAACCCATCACTGCAGTGTCCTGCTGGCCAGAGAACACCAGCAGCAAGGACAAAACCAAGACTTCAGAGGAGGCCTGGAGCACTGGCATAGGTTTGAGATTTACTGATGCCCCTGAACAACACTCCCGGTAACATGAGTGCACACATTTTGGCTGGAACAGGGTGCGCACTGTCACCCAAGGAGCCATGCTGCTggcggggggtggggtggggtggtgGATTTGTAGTTGGCAAGGAGAGTGGGTGGCAGCATCCGAGTTGTGCTGGGCTGTCAGACAACGCTGAGTGGCCACCACACGGGCCTGGCCACTCCAAGAGATGCCGAGCTGAGGAACTAGCCCCAAAGCTTTGCTGCAAATGGGACTCTGACTGCTTGGAGCAGAGACGGGTGATGCCAGCTGGCAGGCTGCGGCAGCACCCATGGAAACGGCACCTGCCATAGCGCTGGCTTTGTTTCCCCACAGGCTGCGGACTCAGGAGACATAACCAAGTTGCCTGTATGGTGGGGTGAGCTGCACGACGGACGCAAGACAGCTTCCCACGGGAGCAGGACGCAGTCCTGCCTTACCAGCCCCCACGGGGAGCACAGGCGCCGGCCCTGCGTGGAGCGCTGCAACGGGTGGGCTGTGGCGCCTGACCCCGCAGGTGCTTGCTCCAAGTGCCTCGTGCGTCACCGAGCAGCTGCTCGCAGGCAGCACTCTGCAGAGGCGCTGAGCCTCTCGACAGCGAGGAGCCGGCTGTCTTGTGCCACAGGGGGACCTGCCTCAGCTCCTGGCCAGAAGAAACCCAGTGGGAATGGAAAGTGCTCACCCTTGGGCAAGGCCACAGGTCCCATACCCAGCCTCCAAATGTAGCTGCTCACCAACGGTGTGTTGTCATGCTTGTGTTCAGTATTAAAGGTggtgctgcagcacagggctgcaccCCTGGATGCTCTGGGCCAGGCCTTTGCATGGGACTACACAGCAACTTCTCCAGGGTTACCACTGCTAGTGGGTCCCCACGGGCAACTGAGTTTCATCACTCCACCTAAACCAGCAGTACGCAGGAACCAGTGTATGGGCCAGTGAGGGAACAAGCCGCTCCATGGTTAACACACCCAGAAATGGTTGTTTTTGCAGCTCCCAGGCTTTTCTGTCACTTTGCAGCAGCCAAACCAAGAGAGCAGGAAGAAGCACAGCCGAGCTGCCAGGCTCCCTTACTGCTGTCTCGCATGAAGGGCACAGGTGCTTTCTGGCAATGGGGCTCCATGGGGGACGGAGCCCAAGGCTGCTTGGGAGCAGAAGAACACCTCCCTCCCACAGGGACAAGGAGGAAGGCTGGGGTCATggcagcagagcacagccaCCTTATGGCATGGCCTGATGAGCCACTTGGGCCAGAgatgcctgcagctgcaggaggagcatCAGGTGAGGCAGGTGTGCAGGGTGATATGCTCTCCAGACCCTGCTCCTCAACACTGTCCCATGCCAGGTGCCCCTCCTTGCATGGCCCCCAGATCTTGCTAGCCTGCCTAGGTGCTCACATCAAACACTGCCATAGCCTGCTCCTCAGCTGAACCCAGATGCCCCAGCCCCTCTGCCTGCCGGCAGCTGTTGGCCTGTTGGTGCGCTCCCCTCTGGGCTACTCTAGCCATTCCAGCATCAGCCCTGTGCCTCAGGTTGTGGGCCTAGGCCTTGTTGCCACACTTACGCCCAAGGCCAAGTAGGCCTCAGGCCAGGTAGGCCCTGTGGCCATGATGATGTCTCGGGCCAGGTAGGCCCTGTGGCCATGACGATGCCTCGGGCCGGGCAGGCCCTGTGGCCATGACGATGCCTCAGGCTGGGCAGTCCCTGTGGCCGTGATGATGCCTCAGGCCTGGCAGGCCCTGTTGCCATGATGATGCCTCGGGCCGGGCAGGCCCTGTGGCCATGACGATGCCTCGAGCCGGGCAGGCCCTGTGGCCGTGATGATACCTCGGGCCTGGCAGGCCCTGTGGCTGTGATGATGCCTCAGGCCTGGCAGGCCCTGTTGCCATGATGATGCCTCGGGCCGGGCAGGCCCTGTGGCCATGATGATGCCTCAGGCTGGGCAGGCCCTGTGGCCATGATGATGCCTCAGGCCGGGCAGGCCCTGGTGCTACAGCAGCACCTCAGGCCGGGTAGGTTTTGCTGCCATGGTGATGTCTCAGGCCAGGTAGGTGCGGTTGCCATGGTGACATCCCCAGCATCGTAGGCCCCACTGAGGCCTCAGGCCTCATCACCACGGTGATGCCTCTGGCCAggcaggtgctgctggggccTCGGCGCCGTGgccccccccgcggcggggtgcgtggagcagggaggagatgCTCCCACCAGGGATGGGGAACCCAGAGCCCCCGCGGAGACGCCCAGCGCTGGacttccccccgccccgccgccgggccgggccctccctgcccccaggcggcgccccgggccgggccgggccgagcgcgAGGCGGGcaggggcgcgcggcgggcgcgccgGAAGTaccggcggcggcagcggaagcggcggcggcggcgtcctTCTGGGCCGTGACGCCGAGGCGGCACCATGGCGGATACGGCCTCGCAGGTGCTGCTGGGCTCGGGGCTGGCTGTGCTGTCGCAGCCCCTCATGTACGTGAAGGTGCTGGTGCAGGTAAGGGAGCCGGTGCGTGGGGGAGCCCCGGTAGCTGGCGgcgaggaggagctggaggcggcgggcggcagcagccgtGCAGGGAGCAGCAGCGGTTCGCAGCGCCCGGGGCTCCTCTGTGCCCCGTCCCGGTGGCACCGGTCCTTTTTCACTTCCCCCCTGCCTGGTCTCGGAGGTGCCCGTCCCtttgctccctgccctgcctggTGACACTGGTCCCTCCCTTTCCTGTTCCAATGACATCGGTgtccttctcccccccccccccccgccccgctcagTGACAGGGGCTCCAGGCCCGCGCAGGGCAGGCAGGGTGAATACACAGAGCCGGCCAGCCCTGAGCGTGTCTGAGAGAAGGGTCTTGCTGGGAACAGGAGCCCTATTTGCCCTCAGCCCCTTGCGCTGCCTCTAGAGGCCTCCCGCCAGGCTGGCACGCAGCGCAAGGGGCTGCTTCCTGGGACTCACCTTGGGTGAGATGTGGGGTCTGCAGCGTGGCCCGAGCCCAAAGGCTGACGGATTCCAGGCTCCCATCACCTCCAGGCACCAGAGTCTTTAGAAGGCCCGAGCAGACTGACAGGATCCAGAGAACAAAACGATTGTGGCATGAGGGGTGCTGTGGGAGGGATGCCCAGCCTTGCATGGTGGCCAGTGCAGGCTGTCTCTTTGTTTTAAAGGTGGGATATGAGCCTCTTCCGCCAACTCTAGGAAGGAATATTTTTGGGCGACAGGTTTACCAGCTGCCAGGTCTCTTTGCTTATGGTGAGTCTGTCTCCGAGACATGTGTATCAATCTGAAGTCTGAGTAACCTAATGTGAAGCACTAGGGCTAAGGAGGGAGAAGTTCGTGGTTTGTGACGTGGGTCAGTTGCTTCTCTTGCGTGTAGGGCAGCAGTGAAGCAGAGCTCTTTGGTGTCCTGTTGGGCATGGGTCCCTGTTCCACCAGTGACACAGACAGATAGGTTTTTCTGGAGTCTTGTTCTGGTTGGAGCTGAGTGGTAGATGCTTGCTTCACAGGTCTCTGGAGATGTTTCTCTTGATTGTGTAAGATAAACTAGAGGGGAAATGGTGAGGAAGGTATGTGGCATGACAAGCCCTAATGTCTGCTAACTTTTCTTTGCCCAGCCAAACACATTGTGAAGGTTGATGGAAGAGCAGGACTCTTCAAAGGCCTGACCCCTCGACTCTGCTCTGGAGCCATCGGCACCATTGTGCACAGCAAAGTGCTGCAGGTATCACGCACAGTTTGCACGAGGCGCAGAACAAGTGGCCTGACCTCACTGGCAACAACTTGTACCCTGAGCTGTGATGTGCgcacagctctgccaggtgGCAGCTGCTGGCCTACACCTCTATTGTGCTGGGTGCTGGAAGGGGACGTGGGGCCCCACAGGGCCGGAAGCGTTGTCCCCGGCGGGGTGCTATGAAACCCTGCTGCACAGAAGGATTGTCTCTACTTCTTGAGTGGTCTGAGAGCTGGGCCAGTGCGACTGCCGAGGCCTTGAAGGCTCTTTTGTCTCCTGTCTCATCAGCATCTCACCTCATTGGCAGCGCAGATTCCCCCATGCCAGCAGGTCTCTGTGACAGGAAAGGCCTTCCCTTGTCCCAGTCTAGCTGTACTGACTGTACTCTTTTCTCCCTAGCGGTACCaggaggctgagcaggctgaggTATGTCTGAGACTATTTCCCTTTGTGaatctctctcctctccctggcaGCTGCTCCTGCCCGGCAAGGCTGTGCCCTGTGGGTATTGGGAAGAGAGGAGGCAGCCCAGAATAGAGCTGGCTTTTAAGTGCTGCTCCCAGAGAAATGGCATAGCTGCGCAGCACACAGTGTGGGGGAATCTGGTGGGGCCAGGATATGGGGAACTACAGACCCTGTACTTGGGAGGACAGATGGTTTCAGCAGgtggggtgctggggagggagTGGTGCATCTAGGGGGTTGTTCCCTGTCTGATGCTTTCTTGTTCTCTCCAGCCAGGAGCAAGCAAGAAGGAGCCTGTGTCCTCACTGGAACAAGTTCTCAAGGAGGTAAGAACATAGCTGGAACTGGAGATTGAGGCAGGGACTGATCCAGGTTCAAGGCCATGAGCCTTCATTCTTAGGGCTTGTGCTGGAGCCTCTGTCTGAGGACGTGCTGGCAGAGAGGAAGGGATTTGCCCCAGTATGTCCCTGGTGTGTCCCACCACCCACCAGGTGGCTTCTGCCCTGGCAGAGCACTGTGTGACAGTGGGGCTGTGCAGGGCTGAGGTCTGGCACGCACCCACGTTTGCCTTTGTTCCTTGCAGCTGACAGGAGGAGAAGAGTGTTGGGGTGAGCGTGTTGGGCTTGCTGTGACgagagaggggctgggagcaCACAAATCGGTGTTGCTCATGGTGTATGGTGCGATGCTGGTGCTGCTTGGTGGCTGGGCTCTCTCCTGCCACACCTGTGCTGCCCCATCCCCTGCCCCCACCCAGTCTTGCTCCCCTCATTTGACAGCCTGTTTCTCCTCCAGACCTCTCGAGAGATGGTTGCTCGCTCTGCTGCAACGCTCATCACCCACCCCTTTCATGGTAGGTAACCCCTGCACAGCCGATGCAGAACTTGAGGCCACCGCTCCTCCATGCGACCTTGTCTGCCTTGGTGGCTTGAGTGATGGATGTTGTAGCTGTATTGCTGTTTTATTGCCCGGGAGAGTCCCGGGAATGCCTTTGCTCCCCGCTGATCCCACGCTGTCTGGCTCTGCTCGCAGTGATCACCCTGAGATGTATGGTGCAGTTCATCGGCAGGGAGACCAAGTATAGGTACGGGGGCAGTGGGGCTTGTGGACTTCACCTTCCCTCGGGCTGGGatctggggaggggagggcacTGCCCAGCCctgtggtggtggggagggagcTGTGCTTTCAGGTCCAAGTGGTGAGGCTGAGGCATTTTGCCCAGGTGACTTGTTTCTAGTGCAGAGCACCATGTGACTGggtctctcttctctttttcctctggcCCAGCGGGACACTAAGCGCCTTCACCACGATTTACCGAGAAGAAGGCATCCTGGGATTCTTCGCGTGAGTGCCATCAGTGGATGGCTGGCTCTCCTTTGGGCCTTGTATGGGGCAGCACAGTCACTTCTAAAAGATCTGTGGGCCTTGCTCATTGCTCTGATGTTGCTTCTGCTTTGGCAAGTGGTGCCTGGTGCTGCATGTCTTCTGTCTTCTTGCTAGCTGGGCTTAATAAATCTCTGCCCTAATTGCAGCTTGGGCTGCTGTTGGAGCAAGCAGTCCCCACTTTGCCCTCCCACAGAGGATTTTCTGGGGAAGATCCAACAAGTCCTTGCGTCATGAGTACAACTAGCAGTTGAGACCACAGGTCCATCAGCTTTGGGTTCTGCCTGACAGTGACCAACATCTGGTGCATGAGAACTTTAAAAGAGAGCAAGTGTGTAGTAATCGTTCCCAGGAAAATGTGCCTCCCACAGTTGGTAGCTCACGGGTATCTGGAGTCAGAACTGTATAACAGCCCTCAAAGAAGTTTTCTTCTGCACTCAGTTACTTTTTGAACTACTGTGGGccttcattttctgtgtgtgcacTCCTGTGACAAGGAGTTCCCCCGGTTACCTGAGCATTGAGGGAATAgctgctgccttctgtttccaAACCTGCCTCCTGCCACTGTCGTGTGATGGCTCTGCCTTGCCATCTTGGTCTGGGGAGGACACCTGCACTGGCTGGCTGCTTCCAGACTCTCTCTGCGGCTGGATCACGGCAGGGGTTTGGCACTAGGATGGGAAACTGCTCATGTTCCTGCTGCCTGTTCTCTTTCAGGGGCCTCATCCCCCGGCTTCTTGGAGACATCCTTTCGCTGTGGCTCTGCAACATGCTGGCCTACCTCATCAACACATATGCCCTGGAAAACGGGGTACGGGCTCTGTGCTCTCACTTGGATGTTGCTCTGGAGCATAGGCCCTGCGGTGGGCTCGGGGATGCAGTGACCTGCCTGACCGGTCTGAGGGAGTTCTGCCTGCAACATTGGTGTTTAGCTGACAGCAGGCCCAGGGGTTGCAATCAGTGAGGGCTGCAGGACTGAGTGGGAGGGCACTCAGAGCACAGGCTGGGGTGGATCTGGCCCCGGAGCTGCCCAGATCGCCCCTTTGGGGTGGCAGTGTGACTCGGCAGGGTTTGAAGTCACCTTTCTTCATTCACAGGTCTCAACCATGACTGAGATGAAGAGCTACTCACAGGCAGTTACTGGAGTGAGTACAGcccctctgtgtgtgtgcatgtgtgtgtgcatatctGTGATGCTGTCTCTCAAGGGGTGGGTGGAGTGAGTTGAATCCTTTCCTTGGCACTGGGGAAGCAGCGTAtccctggagagaagagggtgATGTGTAAGCCTGtccaccttgctgctgctgggattgGGGAGCAGAACTGGGTGCTGCCCCAGGCTGTGGAGGAATTCGCGCTCATGGAGGAGCATGAGTTGGCCGTACACACAGCAGGCTGCCTGTGTAGGGCATGTGTTGTGGCCTTGACCATACTTCTGCATTGTCCATCCCTGTGTGGTGTCTCATGGAGCTTAACCAACAGACCAGACTGTCTGCAGGCCTACGGGAGAGGGTTACCTCCCAGCTGTGGGGGGATCACTGGGTTCCTCCGGGGCTTGCTTTTCCCCACTTCCAGGTGGGCAACAGGTGCTAGTGAGTTGTTTAACCCAGCAGGGCTGTGTGCTGTGGGAGGGATCCCTACTGCATGCCAGGGATGTGGGCAGGTCCCAGCTGGGGTGGGTGTGCCTAGTGTGGCTAACCAACCCTGCTCTCCATTGCAGTTCTTTGCCAGCATGCTGACATACCCCTTTGTGCTGGTCTCCAACCTGATGGCCATTAATAATTGTGGGTGAGTGTGCCACCATCACCTCCCTCGCAAGCACATGGGCCCTGGGACCTTCCTGCTGTTGTGACtgggcctggccctgctgcaCGGCTCCTCTCTGCATCCCTGAGAGGACATATTTGTGTCTGGAGGCATTGGTGTAGGTGGCAGCCATGTCCCACCCTGATGGATCAGTTCCCAAAACTGCCTTCCCAACACTCACAGCCATGCTGCCTGTATGCCTGATCCCTTACTGGATGATGCTGTGAGGGGGGAAGCACTGAGGTGGAGCTGGGCAGGGCCCTCAGCCTAAGCGTAGCCCCAGGGGTGTTTGGAAAGGGCTGTCTCGGGGTTCAATCTAGTGCACAGCTGCAGGATCTGCCGCACCCAGGAGCATGGCTGGTCATGTGTGCAGCTGGAGAGTGGAGTCTGTGCAGCTGGGCTGGAATTAGCTGCAGCAACTGGTGGGGAGCTCAGGCTGGCAGAGATATGTGTCTTATCTCACCAGCTGGCTTGGTCTGGGGCAGAAGTTAATTCCCTGTggctctcttctcttctccccagGCTGGCGGGAGGCCTCCTGCCCTATGCACCCACCTATTCATCTTGGCTGGACTGCTGGAGCCAGCTGCACAAGGAGGTaagcagccagcactgggcagtGCCCGATGCTGCCTGGCTGCTAGGAAGGGATAGATTG carries:
- the MTCH2 gene encoding mitochondrial carrier homolog 2, whose translation is MADTASQVLLGSGLAVLSQPLMYVKVLVQVGYEPLPPTLGRNIFGRQVYQLPGLFAYAKHIVKVDGRAGLFKGLTPRLCSGAIGTIVHSKVLQRYQEAEQAEPGASKKEPVSSLEQVLKETSREMVARSAATLITHPFHVITLRCMVQFIGRETKYSGTLSAFTTIYREEGILGFFAGLIPRLLGDILSLWLCNMLAYLINTYALENGVSTMTEMKSYSQAVTGFFASMLTYPFVLVSNLMAINNCGLAGGLLPYAPTYSSWLDCWSQLHKEGNMSRGNSLFFRKVPTGKRYVWEERRFR
- the AGBL2 gene encoding cytosolic carboxypeptidase 2; amino-acid sequence: MLELALCKSKQLVLGQPPGRSSLLLREPRALFALPSARGPLPAPRWPVECEVIKEEIEHIEWIPPQPEPFYQPTGCEQAPAGSEECGTVVYHVSPVIGGSCFTRARVGGAQGPLSSPAATLAGPCDTTLLFESRFESGNLQKAIKVGPYEYVLTLRPDLYTSKHTQWFYFRVQNTRKDPVYRFTIANLAKPKSLYSAGMKPLFYSQRDAQGCGIGWRRAGDDIRYYRGASGEGQAAYCLTWTVRFPHDGDTCYFAHSYPYTYSDLQRYLQAVVGDPVRSQYCKVRVLCHSLAGNTVYLLTISSPTGAAVKKTVVLSARVHPGESGGSWVMRGFLDFILSDAPDAQLLRQLFIFKVVPMLNPDGVVVGNSRCSLAGKDLNRAYRTVLKDSFPCVWHTRAMVERVLAEREILLYCDFHGHSRKNNVFMYGCSGSEAGAAPRLHERVFPLMLSKNAPDKFSFRSCKFKVQKSKEGTGRIVMWRMGISNSYTMEAAFGGSTLGERHSHFSVEDLKSLGYHICYTLLDFCSPDLSKVQQCLLELDVLLQQQLHQKLGCKPGSGGSWSGISLSDLESSTSGSNSSESDSPPAHLLSPAEQLKQRKKKQLQTRRERNALRQQYSISWDQPSRESVLVRPGSPRPQRQPALYTALMRDSSAGGEMKQAADSGDITKLPVWWGELHDGRKTASHGSRTQSCLTSPHGEHRRRPCVERCNGWAVAPDPAGACSKCLVRHRAAARRQHSAEALSLSTARSRLSCATGGPASAPGQKKPSGNGKCSPLGKATGPIPSLQM